The nucleotide sequence TTCAAATTGACCGAACATTATTTCTGATTATAAATCGATTGCAATGAACgttcttttcttttgttggtcttctGTACttcaactattttaaatagaaaaatggCCAGTGATAAGCCCGGATACGCTTATAACTGATAAGCTTATAAGTACTGGTAAGCCCCGAGCTTACAACTCCGGGCGCTTGCGATTCATAGAGCatgaaaattcgatggtgaGTCGTGccgaaacatttttatttatgtcAGACAATGAGAACagtttgctcgacgcgattctttatacCCTAAAATTCCActcaaaatcaaatttacacGAATTCCGAGTTACAAGTACCCCGAGTTGCATGCATTTTGAACTTCGTCCcctgtaggggaagtgcttataattttggacagtctgcttataagcatcgaagttccaagtttgaagtgcgatattttctatactaattgacatttcttgttactctcttttcagaagggttgtttagaaacttagcaagctatttatcgtcttatttttattaaaattagttttaatacgtttaaaaatgaattgatacgtagaggtgaccttggctcttattttggacaacttgtttattaatttggccaacttggctgtaaatttggacagctaatccgcctcaataggatgcccattgttcttcatttcatgaaccaatcttaccaagtcctcttcctgttcatgtaagggaaacgtagaatgtcacaagaagccaggaaactttccatatcattcattaaagtgagttgacttcggtgctccaagtacgtgcggattcgctcattccctgccctttccgggagcctttcaaggcatttctcgctacatctctttcgtagagatgatgctcctttgtttctccaggcatttgttcaacctagtcatcacaaaagctaaaacttcacgaaatttcgtgagaaaaacacctgtccaaaataagaatcatcacctcactggtgaatgtcttaaaaaatttcccatttttcacacgaaaaatctaattcacaaggcaaatctcacttcaggtcaaatgtacaaatcatcagtaacgtgaatcaacacaatattcaatgaatattcaataatatcactcaaaaacagcgaacaaactttgttagtacttcaccaaaactaaataagactgaagtaaaccacgaagttctgtcatatttctcgtaagcaattgctcacactgaattttcaacaaagcaatttcaactcaaatcatattcaaattttaacgtatttagtgttaaaatcttccaaaaagaacaaatatttagatagaatttagATAGAAATAGaaacatcaaatattggaataaaaatccatcattttaatcaatttatttttagtgtccaatgttatcctcaaagtgtccaaaataagaaactggacaaaattatgagcatttcccctatgtaACTattaagaatttgaaatttgagcAGTTTATACTTGATTAGCaaagaaccaaaaaaaaattgacctcTTGGTAATTCAATGATTCTCAATTGCAGTTCTCTTATCAATATGAATTGGCGAGAATTACTGCTCTACGTCACGTTAACCCTGAGCTTACTGAATCAAACAAATGGACAAACACCGTGTGAAACACCAAACGGAAATATAGGTGAATGTATATCAATTTACGACTGTCCTGCAGTTCTTCGTCTACTACTCAATTCAATGATGACCCCAGATACAATAGAAGGCCTTAGGAAATTGCAATGCAGCGGCGAACCAAATAAGGgtgtttttgtttgttgcgaGCAAAGTAGAGTTCGGATGAGTTCGGACGTGCGTTCGAATCAAATTGTAACGCCAAGCAACAATCGAGGAAATAGAATCTCCCCTCGTTGCGGATATGAAAGATTAGGAAAGAGAATAATAGGAGGAACTGTATCAAATATAAAAGAATCTCCTTGGATGGCTCTTCTGGAATATGAGCGCAGTATAatcaacttattttttttttaatttcattttgaatactttaatattcttaattttttttacagaaaatggcACCTGGATTCATGCATGTGGAGGGTTTCTGATCAGTAATAGATATATTATTACAGCAGCCCACTGCGTTGTAGGTGAAAAATTAGACAAATTAGGTAAATTGGTGAATATCCGGATTCGTGAGTACAATACTTCAACCGATCCGGATTGCATTAATGATGGTACTAAGGAGATTTGCAACGGTCCGGTGATGAATTTTGGCATTGAAGAAATTATTCCACATGAGGATTATATTCCGGACAATCCGTTCAATATTCAAAACGACATTGCACTCATACGTTTGACGGGGAATATTGGAGACGTGAATCCTATCTGCTTACCATCACCTGATTTTCCTGGGACACCAGTCGGAAGTAATGTCACAGTTGCTGGCTGGGGCCGAACCTTAGATCAAAAACGTAGTACTGTTAAAATGAAAGTAAGCATCCCAGTTGTTAGTTTTGAACGATGCCTTGCAGAGTATGCTAGAAAAACAAATCTTTCAAAAGACTTGCAAATCTGTGCTGGAGGTGAATTCCTAAAGGATTCTTGTGTTGGGGACTCAGGAGGACCACTAATGACAAAACAGAGATATGGCTGGATTGCTGAAGGTATTGTTTCCTTTGGAATAGGTTGTGGATCAGAAATCTCTTCAGTCTATACAAAAGTATCTGCATATGTGCCATGGATTCTTAGCAATATGAAACcctaaagcagtcttcagactaaaggtttaacccagttccagAAAGCCAGCAATcgtttttattagtttttcagaaTGTGAAGGAAGTTTCTCAGAATATAACAAGTCATtaatctttaataattcaattctaatgttttttttttattttaattttaattgttgagAAATTTGAGCTGCTAAGCCCTATGGTTaagccaggggcccatcaagcctattaaaaagtgaagctatttttcacttttccttataaaaatgttgcagatattgcaccgcgacttaaccctttaaggacgagaagatttaaaatcgagggtcagaaaaaatcactttttctgcctttttagagcaaaacatagctttagaaggccgtaggaaaaattttatttttgggtcaccggtgacccaatcgggGTCTAAAGGGGAGTGAATGTGTAACGTATATCCTCTTCCCCCCAATTCCGATGTTCACCTCCAAGAGGGCGAGATGCCTGTTAGGCCCCGGCACACCCAGATGCGTGACAGgagattgggtaaccaaccccaGTGGGATGTCAGAAATCTGGGGCAcacgaacaagggatctggtTCTCCTTGAGAGGGTTGggccagctcattaggggtgcggaattaaagaacagtggcgcgtaacaggctcgagtgatCTAAAAGATGAGCCAACGGCATAAGGATAAACAGGAAAACTTCAAAAATCccattttcagatatgtttgaaattgaaatgtCTAATATGTGTTATGAAGAAAGATTCCAGAAAatctatgcaagccattgtgaggaaaACTCGaactcggggcagacctaggacaaggtgtaAGCCCCAGACTTGCCGACTGCCAAACCCGGCGGGCATTTGACCATTTGACATCCTTTGATGTCACTTTATCATCCATGGAGATGGCCTACCCCTGTGTGTTATGATGGGACAACATCATGGCATGACCACTTTCCTCCCTCTTGCACGCATACGCGGTTAGGGTTTGACACCCCTGGACTTTAGCGACGATCGCTAATAGAGAGAGCGTATTAATTAAGAGACGGACGAGAGAGAGAGTTAGTTAGTGACTAGACTCGGACAAGGAAGGACGTGCGCGCGTGCAGACCAGAGGGAGGATCTGGTTGAAAGAGGGGAACGGGTGGTAGGTTTAAATCTCGTCCCTGACCCCCTTTCTAAGAGATCTAAGAGTCTATTAATTCCTTTTGGTACGCGGGTAAAATTCTGACTGAAGAAAGTTTACAAAggtagctgaatcaaattcaggatcttgccttggagcgtcttgggatcgaacccgaacattttcctgaagtggcggaggatccaCAGGCGTGAGTTATGTTAACCTTGATGTCATGGGcctgcgaccccaataggggcAAGCGGTTGAAAATCATGCTCATGATAAATATATGtgatttaattttctaaaactatgaaatttaatataaaacttTGTTCcttatttttaagtgaaatttcaCACAGTTCAGTGCTTAAAAATACGTAGGTAagttaaatttacaaataaagaAATAGATATGTTTGTCAATCTTTTGACCTAGAAAATGGTAAATAggaaaacactttcataaatGATCATTTGATCTGTGCATTGGGATAAGGAAAATTGTCGGCTCCAAAGAAGACCATTGTAAGTCTAATTTaaagtagtataaaaagatggtgaTCATTAGATCATTGGATGGTGATTATTGTATGCAGAAACCTTTGATCTACATCCCCATAAAATATTATGCTGAttgagatagggtaagtgtgccaaattccggccagcttgcaatttcggccaccttttttgttcctcgaatttccatgaacttttagattttacgtactctagagattatacaatgcaaaataataacaaaaaatgtagcttcgacaaacgaaatgacgtgaaaaagatattgaaagaattctcgaagggcaaggaactatgagaaagaaggtggccgaaatagggtaccaaagctatgtcaacatttttattcattttaaaatgtattaagaatgattatagagtaaataaagacagtaaactctttacaaggttccaagcaacactctttaagaagaaagaataaacaaatcaatttgttttaaaaatattacatttcaaacttgagactttgacgcttgcatgcaactatgccgaaatttggcacacttaccctattcctgcaaaagttacaagaaaaaaaaactgaaaattaccGTGCCCAATCTTCGAGTTTTTTTCCCATGATTTTACTGTAAATTACTTAAAAGTAGCgctaactagaagatattcaatgcttAAGTATGAtacaatagtttcaaaagctgaaagtataataattgcagtgaaatcaataaaaacttttaactgtcaaactttaaacctcacTCCTGTAAAGTTTACGTTTTCGACTCacaatagtcttctttggaGCCGACGAAATATAATTACTTCGAATGAAATCATATCGCTTTTTTTGGCAGAGTCGTGGTAGCTTATGAGAacttaataaaaagaataaaacatCGGAGATAAGTTATTATATACGTGAGGAAGAATTATAAAATGGGAGgctattttagaaatatttttcagttgCAGTGAATCTTCATCCAAATACACTAGAACTCGGAGTTTTAGAGTAAATTCAGAGATCGTAAGTGATAGTGATTATTATTTGGAATTTCCAAAGAAACAACTGTGGCTTGTATTTTCCTCGTCTGAGTTAATTCGTGAAAGCAAAAAAAACGTGCTAGAAGCATAACAATGTACGGAATagagctgagattctttacaatctcagcttttgtgaaCCTAGGTGATATCCGACTTTGTCAGATCTGATTAAAAATTTGCATGTACACGTTTCGACGCTCATAGATCACGAGTTTAGTGttcgctaaaaatcgattttcgtagcAGTCCTGTTCCGTTCGTCTTAAAAAACTAGACGATGAGTTTCGAAGAAATTTAGTACGTTCTAGGTGAGGTCGAAACTCGTGAACTCTACTGATAAGCTTATTACTGATAAGTAGAGCTGGCCGAAAAGAATTTGGccaaaaagaatttgaaatttaaaaatatgctttttttaagttttcactTCCTTTGTAAAATGTAACAattgatattaggtgagattcttaacaatctcacctactattttactttttatgatatttttatgatttaaatctTACTGATATAAAAAAGTATTACTTAAAGCTATCTATATGTGCTGCCTGAGTTTTAGTAAATTTGGGATTGATTATTATAGAAATTGTACGattgtttattaaaattttacagtatcaaaTCAAGAAACCTTCtctggattgattttagaaacttaagaCTTAGTTTTAGAAGCTTTGCACGATTAATTATATATAaacatttacaatttatattAGACTCAGAAAAGCTTAGATTTTGACAGATTAATTTCAGAAAACGCGCACACCTTAAGCATAAAGAAAAAGGTTAATATTATACATCAAATCCTAACTGCTTCAGCATAAACGACCTAAGTTGTGTGTAAAAAAACACGCATAGCTCAATCATGAAACGGTCAAGAATgcacttaaaaacacgcacagctcaatcataaaacagttcaGAATGCGTTTAAAAAGACGCACAGCTCCGGAGCGCACGGACccgtgcgtgtttttaagcgcattcttaaccgttttatagagctctgcgtgtttttaagcgtaaTCTTAACAATTTTATGTTTAGGCTGTGCGTGTTTATAAGCGAAATctcaaccgttttatgatagagctgtgcatgttttaagcgcattctgaaaaaccaatctaaaaatttcttgttcttttagaaTATGATTTACAGAAAACGTAATTGAATATTATTTCATCTCAATTCATTCCTTCTATCAATTTTTcaatgacaaattaaaaaaaaaacacgtcaaattattttacagataatatgtttgaaaaatggaaattaaaaaaatctttagtaaAATTAACGAAGAGTTCTATCTAGTAGGTTCAAATATTTAGCAACACTAGTACGCTTTTTCATCTACTTTAGCAGCTTTCTTATACATTTGAGGGTTAAATGGTACTACCCTCTCTatggagttcgagcattaaaaatttaaatattatagaaGTTTATTTTTCAGATGTtgaatttcagaattttctACAGATACAAGAAATATATTTCGCAAGACATTAATTCTTTTATATGCATTTTAGAGATGAACTAATAAATTCTAagtaatatttaaagaaataaaaatgattttcgacCAAGAGTGTTGACTTCGAATTTGTCAATGTGGGTTATGTGAGCATAGTAGTGTGAAcggatatttttatataactgGATTCtaaactttaaatgatttttttcagagcGACAGAAATTatatagatttttattttacaagaaaaaaatcttttaaacaaaattcggaaatatgcaaaaaaaatgcaaaaattcaaatatgcagaaaaacatgaaatatgtcaaaatatgcatttttaaaaagagTTTATTAGAACCGCAAGAGCCCAATTTGTGAAGATAATGGGTCAAATAGGGCATCAGCACGCTTaaaaaaacatgcaaatacATATTTTAGCCAGCTCTACTGATAAGCTaataaccagtgataagccccgAGTTTACAACTCGGGAtgtttgcaactcggaatgtgcAAGTTAAAAaacgattgtgaattgaattttgggggtaaagattTATTCATTACGGCCActgagaacagtttactcgacacAATTATTTACACCCAAAATTCCACTCATAATTAAGTTTACTGGCATTCCGAGTTACAAGTATCACGAGTTGCAAAAACTTTGAATTTCGTCCCGTGTATGAAACgtttaagaatttattatttgaacattttataatttatgagcaaagaatgaaaaaaattgacctCTTGGTGATTCAATGATTCCCAATTGCAGTTTTTACTTATTAACATGGATTTGCCAGAATTACTGCTCTACGTCACGTTAACCCTGAGCTTAATGACCCAAACAAATGGTCAAACAtcgtgtgaaactccaaacggAAACAGAGGAGAATGTATATCAATCCACGACTGCCCTGCCCTTCTTCGTCTACTACTAAATTCAATGATCACCCCAGATACAATAAAAGATCTTAGGAAACTGCAATGCAGCAGTGGACCCAACGAGAGTTCCTTTGTTTGTTGCGAGCAAAGTAAAGTTCCGATGAGTTTGGAAGTGCTTCCGAACCAAATTGTAACGCCCAGCAGCAATCAAGGAAATAGAATATCCAACCGTTGCGCATTTCAATTACCTATACAGGATATATTAGGAGGAACCGCATCACCTATATATGAATCTCCTTGGATGGCTCTTCTGGAATATGAGCAGAGTATGatcaagttatttttttaattttattttaagtactttgatatttttaatttttacagagAACGGCACCTGGATTCATGCATGCGGAGGGTTTTTGATCAGTCCCAGATATGTTGTTACAGCAGCCCACTGCGTTATAGGtaggaaagtaaaaaaaataggaaaattggtCAATATTCGGATTCGTGAGTACAATACTTTAACCGATCCGGATTGCGTTAATGAGGGTTCTAAGGAGATCTGCAACGATCCGGTGATGAATTTCGGCTTTGAAGAAATTATTCCACATGAGGATTATATTCCGGACAATCCGTTCAATGCACAAAACGACATTGCACTCATACGTTTGACGGGGAATATTGAAGAAGTGATTCCTATCTGCTTGGCACCACCTGATTTTACTGGAACACCAGTCGGAAGTAATGTCATAGTTGCTGGCTGGGGCCGAACCTTAGATCAAAAACGTAGTACTGTTAAAATGCAAGTAAGCATCCCAATTGTTAGTTTTGAACGATGCCTTGCAGAGTATGCAGGAAAAACAAATCTTTCAAAAGACTTGCAAATCTGTGCTGGAGCTGAATTCTTAAAGGATTCTTGTGTTGGGGACTCGGGAGGGCCCCTAATGACAAGACTTAAATTTGGCTGGGTTGCTGAAGGTATTGTTTCCTTTGGAATAGGTTGTGGATCAGAAATCTCTTCAGTCTATACAAAAGTGTCTGCATATGTTCCATGGATTCTTAGCAATATGAaaccctaaagcggtcttcacaCTAAAGGTTTAACCCAATTCCGGAAAGCCAGCAACcgtttttattagtttttcagaatgtgaagaaagtttct is from Phlebotomus papatasi isolate M1 chromosome 1, Ppap_2.1, whole genome shotgun sequence and encodes:
- the LOC129798610 gene encoding CLIP domain-containing serine protease B10-like — its product is MNWRELLLYVTLTLSLLNQTNGQTPCETPNGNIGECISIYDCPAVLRLLLNSMMTPDTIEGLRKLQCSGEPNKGVFVCCEQSRVRMSSDVRSNQIVTPSNNRGNRISPRCGYERLGKRIIGGTVSNIKESPWMALLEYERKNGTWIHACGGFLISNRYIITAAHCVVGEKLDKLGKLVNIRIREYNTSTDPDCINDGTKEICNGPVMNFGIEEIIPHEDYIPDNPFNIQNDIALIRLTGNIGDVNPICLPSPDFPGTPVGSNVTVAGWGRTLDQKRSTVKMKVSIPVVSFERCLAEYARKTNLSKDLQICAGGEFLKDSCVGDSGGPLMTKQRYGWIAEGIVSFGIGCGSEISSVYTKVSAYVPWILSNMKP
- the LOC129798611 gene encoding CLIP domain-containing serine protease B9-like, which produces MDLPELLLYVTLTLSLMTQTNGQTSCETPNGNRGECISIHDCPALLRLLLNSMITPDTIKDLRKLQCSSGPNESSFVCCEQSKVPMSLEVLPNQIVTPSSNQGNRISNRCAFQLPIQDILGGTASPIYESPWMALLEYEQKNGTWIHACGGFLISPRYVVTAAHCVIGRKVKKIGKLVNIRIREYNTLTDPDCVNEGSKEICNDPVMNFGFEEIIPHEDYIPDNPFNAQNDIALIRLTGNIEEVIPICLAPPDFTGTPVGSNVIVAGWGRTLDQKRSTVKMQVSIPIVSFERCLAEYAGKTNLSKDLQICAGAEFLKDSCVGDSGGPLMTRLKFGWVAEGIVSFGIGCGSEISSVYTKVSAYVPWILSNMKP